Proteins encoded by one window of Girardinichthys multiradiatus isolate DD_20200921_A chromosome 14, DD_fGirMul_XY1, whole genome shotgun sequence:
- the LOC124880334 gene encoding serine protease 27-like has protein sequence MALQKMSVYVLMTLLLYSECGRVITKNRIIGGQDADPGMWPWQASLQQFGFPFCGGSLITNEWVLTAAHCISRDDINVTDIHLGVLQLDVSSPDRVNRTLAEIICHPDYDPRTNNNDICLLKLSAPVSFTHYIRPICLASEDSTFHDGLDSWVIGFGMTDNLSTSNTLQEVNVPIVGNNRCACYNQPLHINENMICAGYSDGGKDSCQGDSGRPLMLQNGTVWVQAGVVSFGDGCALPMKPGVYTRVSQYQRWISDIITGMEAGFVTFTSPDTDSDLYFNCATTTPASTTIMTTDDSIFCSGETLSQFTHFMALSILSSCPCWQ, from the exons AATGTGGCAGAGTGATTACTAAGAACCGAATCATTGGGGGTCAGGATGCAGATCCTGGAATGTGGCCCTGGCAGGCGAGTTTGCAGCAATTTGGTTTCCCTTTCTGTGGAGGATCGCTGATCACCAATGAATGGGTGCTGACCGCTGCTCACTGCATAAGTAG GGATGACATTAACGTCACAGACATCCACCTGGGTGTTTTACAACTAGATGTCTCCAGCCCTGATCGAGTGAATCGAACACTCGCTGAAATCATCTGCCATCCTGACTATGACCCTAGGACTAACAACAATGACATTTGTCTTCTGAAGCTTTCTGCTCCTGTCAGTTTTACCCACTACATCCGACCAATCTGCTTAGCTTCTGAAGACAGCACTTTCCATGATGGGTTGGATAGCTGGGTTATTGGATTTGGTATGACAG ACAATCTATCAACATCTAACACTCTGCAGGAGGTAAATGTACCAATTGTTGGAAACAATAGGTGTGCATGCTACAATCAACCGTTACATATAAATGAGAACATGATCTGCGCTGGATATAGTGATGGAGGGAAGGACTCATGTCAG GGAGACTCAGGGCGACCACTAATGCTACAAAATGGCACTGTGTGGGTCCAGGCTGGAGTTGTGAGTTTTGGTGATGGCTGTGCTCTCCCAATGAAACCTGGAGTCTACACTCGAGTGTCACAGTACCAGAGATGGATCAGTGACATCATCACTGGGATGGAAGCAGGCTTTGTTACCTTCACCTCTCCAGACACGGACAGTGACTTATACTTCAACTGTGCTACCACTACCCCTGCCTCTACTaccattatgaccactgacgaTAGTATTTTTTGCAGTGGTGAAACCCTGAGCCAATTCACTCACTTCATGGCTCTCTCCATCCTTTCTTCATGTCCTTGTTGGCAGTAG